The Gilliamella apicola genome window below encodes:
- the ulaR gene encoding HTH-type transcriptional regulator UlaR yields the protein MNELTRHNEIVALVNEKGELKVTELISHFSISPATARRDITKLDQDGRVKKVRNGIMRLEEQKPIWAPIGNNNTDHYHEKARIAIRAAKLCGSDENIVINCGSTAFLLGRELCGKNVSIITNYFPLACYLIEHDHENVIIMGGLYNKTQNIILNPIASITDSYAAKWMFTSGKTLTSTGLYKSEILGAVAEQQILEKAEKLVVVVDSSKIDTKANSGMLFCPVNKIDILITGAQANKEVIECIKKQGVEVILV from the coding sequence ATGAATGAATTAACGCGACATAATGAGATCGTCGCTTTGGTTAACGAGAAAGGTGAATTAAAAGTGACCGAATTAATCAGTCATTTTTCAATATCACCTGCTACGGCTCGAAGAGATATCACCAAATTAGATCAAGATGGTCGTGTCAAAAAAGTACGCAATGGCATTATGCGTCTTGAAGAACAAAAACCAATTTGGGCTCCAATAGGTAATAACAATACTGATCATTATCACGAAAAGGCGCGGATTGCGATTCGAGCAGCTAAGTTATGCGGTAGTGATGAAAATATAGTGATTAATTGTGGTTCAACGGCATTTTTATTAGGGCGAGAACTTTGTGGAAAAAATGTATCAATCATCACTAATTATTTTCCTTTAGCGTGTTATTTGATTGAACATGACCACGAAAATGTGATCATTATGGGTGGGTTATATAATAAAACACAAAATATCATACTCAATCCTATTGCAAGTATCACCGATTCTTATGCCGCAAAATGGATGTTTACTAGTGGAAAAACATTAACGTCAACAGGTCTTTATAAAAGTGAAATTTTAGGTGCTGTTGCTGAACAACAGATATTAGAGAAAGCAGAAAAATTAGTTGTAGTGGTTGATAGCTCAAAGATCGATACCAAAGCTAACTCTGGCATGCTTTTTTGCCCAGTAAATAAAATTGATATTTTGATTACTGGGGCGCAAGCAAATAAGGAAGTAATTGAATGCATTAAAAAGCAGGGAGTTGAAGTGATATTAGTCTAA
- the murJ gene encoding murein biosynthesis integral membrane protein MurJ yields the protein MNLLKSLATVSSMTMVSRVLGFVRDAIIARFFGAGMATDAFFVAFKLPNLLRRIFAEGAFSQAFVPILAEYKNQQGIEATRTFVAYVAGLLTLVLAIVTLIGIVCAPFIIMLTAPGFMQESSEKFDLATTMLRITFPYIFFISLASLVGAILNTWNRFSVPAFVPTLLNISMIMFTLFLTPYFNPPVLALAVSVGVGGILQLLYQLPYLKKIGMLVLPRISFKDSGVWRVLKQMAPAILGVSVGQISLIINTIFASFLISGSVSWMYYADRLMEFPAGVLGVALGTILLPSLSKSFSKGDYKQYSELLDWGLRLCFLLALPSTVALGVISRPLISTLFEYGQFTLNDALMTQRALVAYSVGLLGMILIKVLAPAFYSRQDIKTPVKIAIVTLILTQLMNLVFIGPLQHAGLSLSIGLAACFNAALLFWQLRKKQLYQPQPGWYKFLAKVIIAVILMSVVLWFGAQLLPDWSTGSMLMRIGRLLVLVISGIIIYFASLIVMGFKVKHFIKRID from the coding sequence ATGAATCTTTTAAAATCCTTAGCTACAGTGAGTTCCATGACCATGGTATCTCGTGTATTAGGTTTTGTGCGTGATGCTATCATTGCTCGCTTTTTTGGTGCCGGTATGGCTACCGATGCCTTTTTTGTTGCCTTTAAACTCCCCAACTTATTGCGGCGTATTTTTGCTGAGGGTGCATTTTCACAAGCCTTTGTACCGATTTTAGCTGAATATAAGAATCAACAAGGGATAGAAGCAACACGGACTTTTGTCGCTTATGTTGCTGGTTTATTAACTTTAGTATTAGCTATTGTTACCTTAATTGGCATAGTGTGTGCACCTTTTATTATTATGTTAACCGCTCCAGGATTTATGCAAGAATCTAGCGAAAAATTTGATCTTGCCACAACTATGTTGCGCATTACCTTTCCTTATATCTTTTTTATTTCACTTGCGTCATTGGTTGGGGCGATATTAAATACTTGGAATCGTTTTTCTGTTCCAGCTTTTGTTCCAACTTTGTTAAATATTAGCATGATTATGTTTACGCTATTTTTAACACCTTACTTTAATCCTCCCGTATTAGCTCTCGCGGTATCGGTTGGTGTAGGAGGGATTTTACAATTACTTTATCAACTCCCTTATTTAAAGAAAATTGGTATGTTGGTATTACCTAGAATTAGCTTTAAAGATAGTGGCGTTTGGCGAGTATTAAAACAGATGGCGCCTGCTATTTTAGGGGTATCGGTTGGGCAAATTTCGTTAATTATTAATACGATTTTTGCTTCATTCCTTATTTCTGGTTCTGTATCGTGGATGTATTATGCCGACCGACTTATGGAATTTCCAGCTGGAGTACTAGGGGTTGCGCTTGGCACAATTCTATTACCATCGCTATCTAAAAGCTTTTCTAAAGGTGATTATAAACAATATTCAGAGTTGCTAGATTGGGGATTGCGACTCTGTTTTTTATTAGCATTACCAAGTACTGTCGCTTTAGGTGTCATATCTCGACCACTTATATCAACCTTATTTGAATATGGACAATTTACCTTAAATGACGCCTTGATGACCCAGCGAGCATTGGTTGCTTATTCAGTTGGTTTACTTGGGATGATTTTAATTAAAGTATTAGCACCGGCTTTTTATTCACGACAGGATATTAAAACTCCTGTCAAAATTGCAATTGTTACCTTAATTTTAACACAACTGATGAACCTTGTTTTTATTGGTCCATTACAACATGCTGGGCTTTCGCTTTCAATTGGCCTTGCGGCTTGTTTCAATGCAGCGTTATTGTTCTGGCAATTACGTAAAAAACAACTATATCAACCTCAGCCAGGATGGTATAAATTTTTAGCTAAAGTTATTATTGCTGTTATTTTAATGTCCGTCGTTTTATGGTTTGGTGCACAACTATTACCTGATTGGTCAACTGGATCAATGTTAATGCGTATTGGACGACTACTAGTGTTAGTTATTTCTGGTATTATTATCTATTTTGCATCATTGATCGTAATGGGATTTAAGGTAAAGCATTTTATTAAACGTATTGATTGA
- the ulaG gene encoding L-ascorbate 6-phosphate lactonase yields MSKVNEITRDSWILNTFPEWGTWLNEEIENTVVKPNTFTMWWLACTGIWLKSAGNTNISVDFWCGTGKKTHANPLMNKQHQMMRMGGVRELQPNLRTSPFVLDPFAIKEIDAVMATHDHADHIDVNVAAAVIQNCSPKVKFIGPKACVELWKSWGVPEDRCIVAKVGDTIKVGDITIHVLDSFDRTSLVTLPKGVSSTDKSILDGMNDRAVNYLFETSGGSLYHSGDSHYSNYYAKHGNDHKIDVALLSYGENPRGVTDKMTSSDILRAAESLNTKVVIPFHHDIWSNFQSDPREIEVLWEMKKDRLEYQFRPFFWQVGGKYTYPTDQHKMHYQHYRGFRDIFTDEPELPYRSFL; encoded by the coding sequence ATGAGTAAAGTAAATGAAATTACCCGAGATTCTTGGATTTTAAACACTTTTCCTGAATGGGGAACTTGGTTAAATGAAGAGATTGAAAACACCGTTGTGAAACCAAATACTTTCACCATGTGGTGGCTAGCTTGTACCGGGATTTGGTTAAAATCAGCAGGTAATACTAATATCTCTGTCGATTTTTGGTGTGGTACAGGAAAAAAAACACATGCTAACCCATTAATGAACAAACAGCATCAAATGATGCGTATGGGTGGAGTACGTGAATTGCAACCTAATTTAAGAACCAGTCCATTTGTGTTAGATCCATTTGCGATTAAGGAAATTGATGCCGTTATGGCAACTCATGATCATGCCGATCATATTGATGTCAATGTCGCTGCTGCTGTAATTCAAAATTGTTCTCCAAAAGTTAAATTTATTGGTCCAAAAGCTTGTGTTGAGTTATGGAAAAGTTGGGGGGTACCAGAAGATCGTTGCATCGTTGCTAAAGTTGGTGACACAATTAAAGTAGGTGATATTACAATTCATGTACTAGATTCTTTTGATAGAACATCATTAGTCACGTTACCAAAAGGCGTATCTTCTACCGATAAATCAATTTTAGATGGTATGAATGATCGTGCTGTTAACTATTTATTTGAAACTTCAGGAGGATCACTTTACCATTCAGGAGATTCTCATTATTCTAACTACTATGCCAAACATGGTAATGATCATAAAATTGATGTGGCTTTACTTTCTTATGGTGAAAACCCTCGTGGCGTTACCGATAAAATGACTTCATCAGACATTTTGCGTGCGGCTGAATCGCTTAATACCAAAGTAGTGATTCCATTCCATCATGATATATGGTCAAATTTCCAAAGTGATCCTCGTGAAATTGAAGTTCTTTGGGAAATGAAAAAAGATCGTCTTGAATATCAATTTAGACCATTTTTCTGGCAAGTTGGGGGTAAATATACATATCCTACAGATCAACATAAAATGCATTATCAGCATTATAGAGGATTTAGAGATATCTTTACTGATGAACCAGAATTACCATATCGTTCATTTTTATAA
- a CDS encoding citrate/2-methylcitrate synthase, whose translation MKEKFLVYKLSETVKNTSKIQSQLFEKFNVKRGLRNADHTGVLVGLTKIGDVLGYKHLDDGTLEPIPGKLLYRGIDIENLVHNAQEEQRTGFEETIYLLLSGRLPDAEELSDFSRLLGESMALEKQTKIAIMELEGHDIMNILARTVLEMYTYDSQADDTSRDNLMRQSIDLIAKFPAIIAYAYNMLSHSAKGKSLHIRHPHEHFSIAENFLYMMKGSDGYTELDVRVLDLAMIIHAEHGGGNNSTFTVRVTSSTGTDTYSSIAAGIGSLKGPLHGGANLQVGKMLKHLAEQIKNWTDVNEIDNYLQRILNKEVFDKKGLIYGIGHAVYTVSDPRAVLLKEMAHELAKEKGREKEYNFLNLLEERAINAVVNRKNARTKKLVCANVDFYSGFVYDMIGLPREVYTPLFAMSRIVGWCAHRIEELNFDDRRIIRPAYKNIGELMPFIPLKDR comes from the coding sequence ATGAAAGAAAAATTTTTAGTTTATAAGCTATCTGAAACTGTTAAAAATACTAGTAAGATTCAATCACAATTATTTGAAAAGTTTAATGTAAAACGTGGATTACGCAATGCCGATCACACAGGCGTCCTAGTCGGTTTAACTAAAATTGGTGATGTATTAGGTTATAAACATTTGGATGATGGCACATTAGAACCAATTCCAGGAAAATTATTATATCGAGGCATAGATATTGAAAATCTGGTTCACAATGCTCAAGAAGAACAACGAACAGGTTTTGAAGAAACCATCTATTTACTTCTATCAGGACGATTACCAGATGCAGAAGAACTTAGTGATTTTTCTAGATTACTAGGTGAATCAATGGCATTGGAAAAACAGACAAAGATAGCCATTATGGAACTCGAAGGCCACGATATAATGAATATTTTGGCCAGAACGGTTTTGGAAATGTACACCTATGATTCACAAGCGGATGATACCTCGCGTGATAATCTTATGCGTCAATCTATCGATCTTATTGCTAAATTCCCTGCAATTATTGCTTATGCTTACAATATGTTGAGTCATAGCGCTAAAGGTAAATCATTGCACATCCGCCATCCTCATGAACATTTTTCAATAGCAGAAAACTTTTTATATATGATGAAAGGCTCGGATGGATATACTGAGCTTGATGTGCGCGTTCTTGATTTAGCTATGATTATTCATGCTGAACATGGTGGTGGTAATAATTCAACATTTACCGTTCGTGTCACGAGTTCAACAGGTACAGATACCTATTCATCAATTGCCGCAGGCATTGGCTCATTAAAAGGACCGTTACATGGCGGAGCTAATCTACAAGTTGGTAAAATGTTAAAACATCTCGCAGAACAAATAAAAAACTGGACAGATGTGAACGAAATTGACAACTATCTACAGCGGATATTGAATAAAGAAGTATTCGATAAAAAAGGGCTAATTTATGGTATCGGCCACGCAGTTTATACTGTATCGGATCCTCGAGCCGTATTACTTAAAGAAATGGCACATGAACTAGCAAAAGAAAAAGGACGAGAAAAAGAATATAACTTCTTAAATCTGCTTGAAGAACGAGCAATCAATGCTGTTGTTAATCGAAAAAATGCCAGAACAAAAAAACTTGTATGTGCCAATGTTGATTTTTATTCAGGTTTTGTTTATGACATGATAGGTTTACCTAGAGAAGTTTATACACCATTATTTGCTATGTCTCGAATCGTTGGATGGTGTGCACATCGAATTGAAGAGCTTAATTTTGATGATCGACGCATAATTCGACCTGCCTATAAAAATATTGGTGAGCTTATGCCGTTTATTCCATTAAAAGATCGTTAA
- a CDS encoding aconitate hydratase — protein MVFDIDLIKYIYQHYPQKIDLIRQRIGKPLTLTEKILYAHLTPGEELKNYKRGEDYVNFAPDRVAMQDATAQMALLQLMNSGRNRVAVPSTVHCDHLIQAYKNAHDDLIIAESNNQEVYQFLRDVSNKYGIGFWKPDAGIIHQVVLENYAFPGGMMIGTDSHTPNAGGLSMIAIGVGGADAVDVMAGMPWELKMPKIIGVKLIGKLSGWVSPKDVILKLAGILTVKGATNSIIEYFGEGAQSLSATGKATICNMGAEVGATTSIFAYSKKSADYLAITGRQEVVDLANKLVDCFNPDSAVLDQPEKYYDQVIEINLSELEPYVNGPFTPDLAYPISQLATAVKEHNYPDNMEVGLIGSCTNSSYEDMMRAASVINNANQLGLTVKAKLIINPGSEQVKYTSKRDGILNHFEQAGAAIMANACGPCIGQWRRDEVADEHKNSIVTSFNRNFAKRNDGSPNTYAFVCSPEIVVALSIAGKLSFNPLTDNLINDKGQKVKLQEPSGDELPKRGFEVDDAGYVAPIADGSLVEVHIATNSERLQQLAPFSPWDGKDIISQPLLIKATGKCTTDHISMAGKWLKFRGHLDNISNNMLIGAINAFNHKSNSVLDTQTGDYIEVPALARKLKAQGIGSIVIAEENYGEGSSREHAAMEPRFLNVKAIVVKSFARIHETNLKKQGMLALTFVDKSDYDKIREDDLISITGLTDFMPEKHLTLTLHHHDGTTDSFAVAHTYNQSQIDWFKAGSALNKMKEQFNENHK, from the coding sequence ATGGTTTTCGATATTGATTTAATTAAATATATCTATCAGCACTATCCACAAAAAATTGACCTCATTCGGCAAAGAATCGGAAAACCATTAACCTTAACAGAAAAAATTCTTTATGCACATCTAACACCAGGAGAAGAGCTTAAAAATTATAAACGTGGTGAAGATTATGTTAATTTTGCGCCAGACCGAGTGGCTATGCAAGATGCAACCGCCCAAATGGCGCTCTTACAATTGATGAATTCAGGAAGAAATAGAGTTGCTGTACCATCAACAGTTCATTGCGATCACTTAATTCAAGCGTATAAAAATGCTCATGATGACTTAATTATTGCTGAAAGTAATAATCAAGAGGTCTATCAATTTCTACGAGATGTATCAAACAAGTATGGTATTGGGTTTTGGAAGCCTGATGCCGGCATCATTCACCAAGTTGTTCTTGAAAATTATGCTTTTCCGGGTGGGATGATGATAGGTACGGATTCACATACTCCAAATGCAGGAGGCCTTTCAATGATAGCTATTGGCGTCGGTGGAGCTGATGCTGTTGACGTCATGGCTGGTATGCCATGGGAATTAAAAATGCCTAAAATTATTGGGGTAAAATTGATTGGTAAATTATCTGGTTGGGTCTCACCTAAAGATGTTATTTTAAAACTTGCTGGTATTTTAACGGTTAAAGGTGCAACAAATTCAATTATTGAGTATTTTGGTGAGGGTGCTCAATCTTTATCAGCAACAGGAAAAGCAACAATATGTAATATGGGTGCAGAGGTTGGTGCTACAACATCCATATTTGCATATAGTAAAAAATCTGCCGATTACTTGGCGATAACTGGTCGCCAAGAGGTGGTTGATTTAGCGAATAAATTAGTTGACTGTTTTAATCCAGATTCTGCTGTTTTAGATCAACCAGAAAAATACTATGATCAAGTGATTGAAATTAACCTTTCCGAACTTGAGCCTTATGTAAATGGGCCTTTCACGCCAGATTTAGCTTATCCAATCTCACAACTTGCAACAGCAGTTAAAGAACATAATTACCCAGATAATATGGAAGTTGGATTGATTGGTTCATGTACTAACTCTTCCTATGAAGATATGATGCGTGCCGCATCGGTGATTAATAATGCTAACCAATTAGGGCTCACCGTAAAAGCCAAATTAATTATTAATCCAGGATCCGAGCAAGTAAAATATACTTCCAAGCGAGATGGTATATTAAATCATTTTGAACAAGCTGGCGCTGCCATCATGGCAAATGCTTGTGGACCTTGTATAGGACAATGGCGCCGTGATGAAGTAGCCGATGAACATAAAAATTCGATAGTAACATCGTTCAATCGTAACTTTGCTAAACGTAATGACGGCAGCCCAAACACTTATGCTTTTGTGTGCTCTCCTGAAATTGTAGTGGCATTATCTATTGCTGGAAAATTAAGCTTCAATCCATTAACCGATAACCTAATTAACGATAAAGGACAAAAAGTCAAACTTCAAGAGCCAAGCGGTGATGAATTACCGAAACGTGGATTTGAGGTAGATGACGCAGGCTATGTTGCTCCAATTGCTGATGGCAGTTTAGTGGAAGTTCATATTGCTACAAATTCTGAAAGGTTACAGCAACTTGCTCCTTTTTCTCCTTGGGATGGAAAAGACATTATATCACAACCGTTATTAATTAAAGCGACGGGTAAATGTACCACAGATCATATTTCAATGGCAGGTAAATGGCTAAAATTTCGCGGTCATTTAGATAATATTTCAAATAATATGCTGATCGGCGCTATTAATGCTTTTAATCATAAAAGCAACTCAGTGTTAGATACTCAAACGGGGGATTACATCGAAGTTCCAGCATTAGCTCGCAAATTGAAAGCACAAGGCATTGGTTCAATAGTAATTGCCGAAGAAAATTATGGTGAAGGTTCATCACGAGAACATGCTGCGATGGAGCCACGTTTCTTGAATGTTAAAGCGATAGTTGTTAAATCATTTGCTCGAATTCATGAAACCAATCTAAAAAAACAAGGAATGTTAGCACTGACATTTGTTGATAAGTCTGATTATGACAAAATTCGTGAAGATGATCTGATTAGCATTACCGGTTTAACTGATTTTATGCCTGAAAAACATCTGACATTAACGCTTCATCATCATGATGGTACAACAGATTCTTTTGCTGTTGCTCATACTTATAATCAATCTCAAATAGATTGGTTTAAAGCGGGCAGTGCTCTAAATAAAATGAAAGAACAATTTAATGAAAACCACAAATAA
- the icd gene encoding NADP-dependent isocitrate dehydrogenase gives MNQQVLIANGQLIVPDNLIIPFIEGDGIGKEIWAAANKIFDKAIEKAYQGKRKVEWREVLAGEKSFNLNGNWLPDETMNAFKKYLIGIKGPLTTPVGGGIRSLNVALRQELDLYVCLRPVRWFKGVESPVKYPEKVNMTIFRENTEDIYAGIEWMQGTPEAEKFYQFLFEQMGVKKVRFPKTSSFGVKPVSIEGSERLIRSAINYALQHNLPSVTLVHKGNIMKFTEGGFKQWGYELAEKEFSDAVFTMNQYAKIQKTDGKATADKALNDAISASKLIVKDVICDAFLQNTLLNPQDYSVVATLNLNGDYVSDQLAAMVGGIGIAPGANINYLTGHAIFEATHGTAPNIAGQNQANPSSLLLSGVMMFDYLGWHEVGQLITKAMETLFQQGKATSDLARFMQNGQPLSTTQFTQAVIDNL, from the coding sequence ATGAATCAGCAAGTTTTGATTGCAAATGGACAACTCATCGTACCTGATAACCTGATAATTCCTTTTATTGAAGGTGATGGTATTGGTAAAGAAATTTGGGCGGCAGCGAATAAGATATTTGATAAAGCGATAGAAAAAGCTTATCAAGGTAAGCGTAAAGTTGAATGGCGCGAAGTACTTGCTGGTGAAAAGTCATTTAATTTGAATGGTAATTGGTTACCCGATGAGACTATGAATGCTTTTAAAAAATATTTGATTGGCATAAAAGGGCCATTAACAACACCCGTTGGTGGAGGCATTCGTTCTCTTAATGTTGCACTTCGCCAAGAGTTAGATCTCTATGTATGCTTACGACCGGTTCGCTGGTTTAAAGGTGTTGAATCGCCTGTAAAATACCCAGAAAAAGTTAACATGACTATTTTTCGAGAAAATACTGAAGATATTTATGCTGGCATCGAATGGATGCAAGGAACACCAGAAGCCGAAAAATTTTATCAGTTTTTATTTGAGCAAATGGGTGTAAAAAAAGTGCGTTTTCCTAAAACTTCATCTTTTGGTGTCAAACCCGTTTCAATTGAGGGATCTGAACGATTAATAAGATCTGCAATAAACTACGCATTACAACATAATCTGCCTTCAGTTACTTTAGTTCATAAAGGGAATATTATGAAGTTTACTGAAGGAGGATTTAAACAATGGGGATATGAACTGGCTGAAAAAGAATTTTCTGATGCGGTTTTTACAATGAATCAATATGCGAAGATACAAAAAACAGATGGAAAGGCCACAGCAGATAAGGCTTTAAATGATGCTATATCAGCATCTAAATTGATTGTAAAAGACGTGATTTGTGACGCATTTTTACAAAATACCCTGTTAAATCCGCAAGACTATTCCGTCGTCGCTACATTAAATCTAAACGGTGATTATGTATCAGATCAACTTGCAGCCATGGTTGGAGGTATTGGTATAGCACCTGGAGCTAATATTAATTATTTAACTGGGCACGCCATTTTTGAAGCAACACATGGCACAGCTCCTAATATAGCGGGTCAAAATCAAGCAAATCCTTCATCACTATTACTTTCTGGTGTCATGATGTTTGATTATCTTGGCTGGCATGAAGTTGGTCAACTGATTACTAAAGCTATGGAAACTTTATTTCAACAAGGAAAAGCTACTAGCGATTTAGCTCGTTTCATGCAAAATGGGCAACCCTTATCAACCACTCAATTTACTCAAGCAGTAATAGATAACTTATAA